Proteins from a single region of Malaclemys terrapin pileata isolate rMalTer1 chromosome 25, rMalTer1.hap1, whole genome shotgun sequence:
- the IFI35 gene encoding interferon-induced 35 kDa protein isoform X2 produces the protein MTDSEEESFVRLPDELTLENSSPEMTPERLQQEIEKYKERCQALEQDWLELGMAKEAAEQRTQGFQREAELLRGKLEREKCLSRELEPSYQELCLAKEERGKLLQEKQELEKELEELEERRVAWEAQAKAPPSLPDRKMLFKGHVTEAEDVNALVVAPRIQRALPGGSALLTFEEPEVAQRILEMKWHEVKLDESAACEGRVRVQAEPVELLLPSALEIELKLSDRCILLSSLPRLDLSEEQLLDKLELFFSKEKNGGGEVEQRELLSDSGHVVLTFVHDGVAEQLMKKGHIQVPIGKQTYELKVTPYMSGQITDLQVRPSVCAKTVLLSGIPDILDEESMRDALEIHFQKPSRGGGEVDALGYVPVGRQALAVFEEDAD, from the exons ATGACAGATTCAGAAGAG GAGTCTTTTGTCCGTCTGCCTGATGAGCTCACACTGGAGAACAGCTCCCCCGAGATGACACCCGAACGCCTGCAGCAGGAGATTGAGAAATACAAG GAACGCTGTCAGGCGCTGGAACAAGACTGGCTAGAGCTGGGGATGGCGAAGGAAGCCGCTGAGCAGAGGACACAAGGATTCCAGAGAGAAGCCGAACTCCTCCGTGGgaaactggagagagagaagtgtctgagcagggagctggagcccTCCTACCAG GAGCTTTGTCTGGCCAAGGAGGAAAGGGGCAAGTTGCTTCAGGAAAAGCAGGAGCTGgaaaaggagctggaggagctggaggagaggagagtggCCTGGGAGGCGCAAGCGAAG GCGCCGCCCTCCCTGCCGGACAGAAAGATGTTGTTTAAGGGACATGTGACGGAGGCCGAGGACGTGAACGCACTGGTGGTCGCCCCTCGGATCCAGCGTGCACtacctgggggctctgccctcctCACCTTCGAGGAGCCGGAGG TTGCCCAGAGGATCCTAGAGATGAAGTGGCACGAGGTGAAGCTGGATGAGAGTGCCGCGTGCGAGGGCCGGGTGCGAGTGCAGGCGGAGccggtggagctgctgctgccctcagccctggaG ATCGAGCTGAAGCTGAGTGACAGGTGCATCCTGCTGTCCAGCCTCCCGCGCCTGGATCTCTCTGAGGAGCAGCTGCTGGACAAGCTGGAGCTGTTCTTCAGCAAGGAGAAGAATGGGGGCGGCGAGGTGGAGCAGCGGGAGCTCCTGAGTGATTCTGGGCACGTGGTGCTGACCTTTGTGCACGATGGAG TGGCGGAGCAGCTCATGAAGAAAGGACACATCCAAGTCCCCATTGGGAAGCAGACGTACGAGCTCAAAGTGACGCCCTACATGAGTGGACAGATCACAGACCTTCAG GTCCGTCCATCCGTCTGTGCCAAGACCGTGCTCCTGTCGGGGATCCCGGACATTTTGGACGAGGAGTCCATGAGGGACGCCCTGGAGATTCACTTCCAGAAGCCCAGCCGAGGCGGCGGCGAGGTGGATGCCCTGGGATACGTGCCAGTGGGGAGGCAGGCACTTGCTGTTTTTGAGGAGGACGCGGACTGA
- the IFI35 gene encoding interferon-induced 35 kDa protein isoform X1, with amino-acid sequence MTDSEEVTGHQESFVRLPDELTLENSSPEMTPERLQQEIEKYKERCQALEQDWLELGMAKEAAEQRTQGFQREAELLRGKLEREKCLSRELEPSYQELCLAKEERGKLLQEKQELEKELEELEERRVAWEAQAKAPPSLPDRKMLFKGHVTEAEDVNALVVAPRIQRALPGGSALLTFEEPEVAQRILEMKWHEVKLDESAACEGRVRVQAEPVELLLPSALEIELKLSDRCILLSSLPRLDLSEEQLLDKLELFFSKEKNGGGEVEQRELLSDSGHVVLTFVHDGVAEQLMKKGHIQVPIGKQTYELKVTPYMSGQITDLQVRPSVCAKTVLLSGIPDILDEESMRDALEIHFQKPSRGGGEVDALGYVPVGRQALAVFEEDAD; translated from the exons ATGACAGATTCAGAAGAGGTAACTGGGCACCAG GAGTCTTTTGTCCGTCTGCCTGATGAGCTCACACTGGAGAACAGCTCCCCCGAGATGACACCCGAACGCCTGCAGCAGGAGATTGAGAAATACAAG GAACGCTGTCAGGCGCTGGAACAAGACTGGCTAGAGCTGGGGATGGCGAAGGAAGCCGCTGAGCAGAGGACACAAGGATTCCAGAGAGAAGCCGAACTCCTCCGTGGgaaactggagagagagaagtgtctgagcagggagctggagcccTCCTACCAG GAGCTTTGTCTGGCCAAGGAGGAAAGGGGCAAGTTGCTTCAGGAAAAGCAGGAGCTGgaaaaggagctggaggagctggaggagaggagagtggCCTGGGAGGCGCAAGCGAAG GCGCCGCCCTCCCTGCCGGACAGAAAGATGTTGTTTAAGGGACATGTGACGGAGGCCGAGGACGTGAACGCACTGGTGGTCGCCCCTCGGATCCAGCGTGCACtacctgggggctctgccctcctCACCTTCGAGGAGCCGGAGG TTGCCCAGAGGATCCTAGAGATGAAGTGGCACGAGGTGAAGCTGGATGAGAGTGCCGCGTGCGAGGGCCGGGTGCGAGTGCAGGCGGAGccggtggagctgctgctgccctcagccctggaG ATCGAGCTGAAGCTGAGTGACAGGTGCATCCTGCTGTCCAGCCTCCCGCGCCTGGATCTCTCTGAGGAGCAGCTGCTGGACAAGCTGGAGCTGTTCTTCAGCAAGGAGAAGAATGGGGGCGGCGAGGTGGAGCAGCGGGAGCTCCTGAGTGATTCTGGGCACGTGGTGCTGACCTTTGTGCACGATGGAG TGGCGGAGCAGCTCATGAAGAAAGGACACATCCAAGTCCCCATTGGGAAGCAGACGTACGAGCTCAAAGTGACGCCCTACATGAGTGGACAGATCACAGACCTTCAG GTCCGTCCATCCGTCTGTGCCAAGACCGTGCTCCTGTCGGGGATCCCGGACATTTTGGACGAGGAGTCCATGAGGGACGCCCTGGAGATTCACTTCCAGAAGCCCAGCCGAGGCGGCGGCGAGGTGGATGCCCTGGGATACGTGCCAGTGGGGAGGCAGGCACTTGCTGTTTTTGAGGAGGACGCGGACTGA